The sequence TTCTATGAATTATCAATTATATTTTTGGCTATTTTTAGCTTGCGCGATTTTGTCATATTTATTGACCTTGTTGGTGATTAGGTTAGCAGACAAATGGCGAATCTATGATTTGCCTTCACCGCGCAAAATTCATGCCAAACCTATCCCCAGATTAGGCGGTTTGGCAATTTTTGGTGCCTTTTTAATCATAATCTTATTTTCAGTAGTTTTTAGACCTGATTTGTTCCATTTTTCGCCTTGGATTTGGTGGCACGTGATTGATAAGCGCTTATTTGGGGTAATTTTAGGCGCCATTGTTTTGGTGATAGTGGGAGTGATTGATGATGTTAAAGGCTTGAATCCATTCACGAAATTGTTTTGGCAAATTGCCGCCGCGGTGATGGTAGTAATTTCCGGAGTTGGCATTGACATGATCCGCAATCCCTTTGGTGGACCAATGATTGCCTTAAACCAATTTCAAATCCCGATTCATTTTTATGGCTATATATACCATTTTGTGGTCATTGGCGATTTATTTGTGATTTTTTGGATCGTGTTAATGATTAATATTGTAAATTTTTTGGATGGTTTGGATGGCTTGGCAGCTGGTGTCTCGTTGATTGCTTTTTTGGTTTTGTTCTTTTTGAGTTTAACCCCAGCCATTAATCAGGTTTCTACCGCCTTATTATGCTTGATAATTGCCGGCACCTTAGCGGGTTTTTTGCCAAAAAACTTTTTTCCAGCCAAGATTTTTATGGGTGATTCAGGCAGTATGTTTTTAGGTTATATGATTGCCTGTTTGGCGGTGATTTCAGGCGGAAAGGTTGCGACCAGCCTTTTGGTTTTAGGCTTTCCGATTTTAGACGGGTTATGGGTGGTGGGGAGAAGATTAATTCACAAAAAATCACCCTTTGTGGCGGATAAAAAACATCTTCACCATCGTTTATTATCCGTGGGGTTGAGCCAAAGACAAGTGGTTTTAATAATTTATGCGATGTCAGCAATTTTTGGCGGGGTGGCCTTAATGTCACAAACTCGGGAGAAATTTATGGCTTTAATCTCTTTAATTATTTTGATGGTTTTTTTGGGCCTATTTTTAATTGTGATAGAATGGAAGAAAGAGAGTAGAGAATCGGAGAGAAAATGAAAACTGAGCAAAAAAAGAAAATTCAAAAAATAATTTTAATAATCATTACCGCAATTTTGGCAATTGGAATGATTTTACCGTTTACCTCATAATTTAGGAGGGGTTTTGGACGAAGAAGAACTACCAAGCCACGAACTCAGAGATAAAGAAGAATTAGTCTTAGTTGCTGGTAAGCATTGGTTTTTAATGCTCAAGCCGCTTTTATGGACCTTTTTGGGATTAATAATTGTGTTTGTAGTTTTGAGGATTGGTGGAGCTTCGATTTATTTTACGGTCGCTTTTTTTCTATGGTTGGCTTTGGGTATGACTTATTTTATCGCCAATTATATTGTTTGGGCGAGAACTAAGTACTTTTTGACTAATATGAGAATTATTGTTGATGAACAGAAAAGTTTATTTGCTAAAGAGATTACGGAAATTGAATTAGAAAATATCCACAATGTTTCATATAAAATTTCAGGGGTGGTGTCGGCTGGTTTTAATTTTGGTAATGTAATTTTGCAATCTTTTGGCGCTCCAAAACCATTAATATTAAAAAATGTCAGCAAACCAGCTCGGGTGCATTTGCGAATCAGCCAAATGATGGCAGAATTGCACGAGGAAGAAGAACAAAACCAGGAAATTGAGCCCAAAATAAAACACCCCAGAAAATATATTCCTAGGGCGCCTCATTTAGAAGAAGATAACGAATAGCCGCATTTTAAGCTTTAACTGAAATTAAAACTTTCCTTTTTGCTTTATTGTAATGGCTATTATTTTTTTTACTCTCAAAAATTAAAATCCCGTCAGCTTTTGCAAAAATCGTATGATCTTTACCGATACCGACGTTTAAGCCCGGATAAAATTGGGTGCCTCTTTGACGAACAATAATCTGGCCAGTTTTAATTTTTTGACCGCCAAAGATTTTTACTCCCAATCTTTTTGATTTTGAATCACGGCCTAAGCGGGTACTACCCTTGGCCTTGGTATGTGCCATAATCACTCCTTTCAGTCGCTAAAATCAAAAATCAAAATGTAAAAATTAAAAATACTGTCACACTTTTAATTATTAATCTGAATTTTTGCTATTTACTCTTTAATCTTAATTTATTATATTCCAAATTCTAGAGCTTGTCAATATTGGCAAAAATTGTAGGTTTGCTAAACTAAACTTGGAGGTGATTTTTTTATTATGTCTAACTTCGTTCATCTTCATGTTCATTCGGAATTTTCCTTACTGGATGGTTTAGGCAAAATTGACCTTTTAATCAATAAGGCCAAAATTTTAGGTATGGAAGCATTAGCCATAACTGATCATGGTTCAATGTACGGCGTACTGCAATTTTACAAAAAAGCCAAAGCGGCTGGCATTAAACCAATTTTAGGAGTTGAAACTTATGTGGCACCTCGAACCATGGCTGATAAAACGCCGCGTATTGATACCAACCCATATCATTTGGTTTTATTGGCGAAAAATAACCAAGGTTATCAAAACCTCCTTAAAATTGTTTCAGCTTCGAATATTGATGGTTTTTATTATAAACCCAGAATTGATAAAAAAACTTTATCAAAATATACCGAAGGGATTATTGCTCTTTCAGCCTGCTTGCAAGGAGAACCGGCGCAAAAAATTTTACTTCGTGATTTAGCCGGGGCGGAAAAAGCTGCCCAAGAATATAGCGAAATGTTTGGCAAGGGAAATTATTATTTAGAAATTCAAGATCATCCTAATATGGAAGAACAAAACCGCGTCAATAAAGAAATTATTAAAATTGGCCGCAAACTTGATATTCCGCTCGTCCTTACCAACGATGTGCATTATGTTGATTCAAAAGATCAGGAAGCGCACGAGATTTTGTTATGTGTGCAAACTCAAAAAACGATTCAAGATAATGACCGGATGAGTATGGCCTTTGACGATTTTAGTCTCAAATCAGAAAGTGAAATTGCTATGAATTTTAAAGAATATCCAGAGGCTTTAGAAAATACCCAGAAAATTGCCAATGAATGCAATGTTGAATTGAGTTTAGGAGAATTTATCTTGCCAAAATTTGCCGTGCCTGGCAAAATGACGGCTGAAAAATATTTAGAGGAACTTTGTTATGAAAATTTGCCGAAAAAATTCGGCTTCACTAAAGACAAACCGGTTAAAACTGATTTGGCAAAAGAGGTTTTGGAAAGATTAAAATATGAACTCTCGATTATTGAAACGACTGGTTATGCGAATTATTTTTTGATCGTGTCTGAATATGTGAACTGGGCGAAAAATCAAGGAATTTTAGTCGGTCCAGGAAGAGGATCAGCGACTGGTTCTTTGGTTTCCTATTTAATTGGGATTACGGACGTGGAACCGATTAAATATAATTTACTCTTTGAGCGATTTTTAAACCCAGAAAGAATCTCGATGCCTGATATTGATATTGATTTTGCAGATGATCGGCGCGGCGAAGTGATTGAACATGTGACGCAAAAATATGGGAAAAATAATGTCGCTCAAGTTGTTACTTTTGGGACCATGGCCGCTCGGGCCTCGGTGAGAGATACTGCACGAGCTTTAGCGTTGCCTTATTCGTTTGCGGATCGATTAGCAAAAATGATTCCAGCCGGCATGAATTTAAAAACCGCCTTAGAAAAAGTGCCAGAATTGGCTGAGGCATATCGCCAAGACGGCCAAGCTAAAAAAACTTTAGATTTGGCGCAAAAATTAGAAGGGGTAAGCCGCCACGCCTCTGTTCACGCGGCCGGGGTAGTTTTTGCGGACAAGGCCTTAACTGAATATGTGCCTTTGCAATTAGCGCCACATGGTGAAATTTCTCTTTTAACCCAATATTCAATGTATGATTTGGAAGAAGTTGGTTTAGTGAAAATGGACTTTTTAGGTTTGTCAAACCTGACCGTGATTCAAGACGCAATTAAAATTATCGAGAAAACGAAAAATAAAAAAAATGATATTCAAAATATCCCGCTTGATAATCCTGAGACTTTTAAACTCTTAGCTAAAGGTGAAACCACGGGCGTGTTTCAATTTGAATCAGACGGGATGAAACGTTATTTGAAGGAATTAGAACCAACCAGACTCGAGGACTTGATCGCGATGGCCGCCCTATATCGTCCTGGACCTATCGAAAGCATCCCGCATTATATTAATAACAAGCGTCATCCTGGTGAGGTGAAATATCTTCATCCGGATTTGAAGCCGATTTTAGAGCCGACTTATGGGACTTTGGTTTATCAAGAACAGCTTTTTAAAATTGCCCAAGTCATGGCCGGTTTTACTTTAGGTGAGGCAGATATTTTAAGAAAAGCAGTTGGCAAAAAAATTAAGAAATTATTAGATGAGCAAAAATCAAAATTTATTAATGGTGTGATTAAAAAAGGTTTTGGCAAAAAATTGGCTGATCGGCTTTGGAGCTTTATTGAGCCATTTGCTTCTTATGGGTTTAATAAATCACATTCCGCCGCTTATGCTTT comes from Patescibacteria group bacterium and encodes:
- a CDS encoding MraY family glycosyltransferase translates to MNYQLYFWLFLACAILSYLLTLLVIRLADKWRIYDLPSPRKIHAKPIPRLGGLAIFGAFLIIILFSVVFRPDLFHFSPWIWWHVIDKRLFGVILGAIVLVIVGVIDDVKGLNPFTKLFWQIAAAVMVVISGVGIDMIRNPFGGPMIALNQFQIPIHFYGYIYHFVVIGDLFVIFWIVLMINIVNFLDGLDGLAAGVSLIAFLVLFFLSLTPAINQVSTALLCLIIAGTLAGFLPKNFFPAKIFMGDSGSMFLGYMIACLAVISGGKVATSLLVLGFPILDGLWVVGRRLIHKKSPFVADKKHLHHRLLSVGLSQRQVVLIIYAMSAIFGGVALMSQTREKFMALISLIILMVFLGLFLIVIEWKKESRESERK
- a CDS encoding PH domain-containing protein; its protein translation is MDEEELPSHELRDKEELVLVAGKHWFLMLKPLLWTFLGLIIVFVVLRIGGASIYFTVAFFLWLALGMTYFIANYIVWARTKYFLTNMRIIVDEQKSLFAKEITEIELENIHNVSYKISGVVSAGFNFGNVILQSFGAPKPLILKNVSKPARVHLRISQMMAELHEEEEQNQEIEPKIKHPRKYIPRAPHLEEDNE
- the rpmA gene encoding 50S ribosomal protein L27, whose protein sequence is MAHTKAKGSTRLGRDSKSKRLGVKIFGGQKIKTGQIIVRQRGTQFYPGLNVGIGKDHTIFAKADGILIFESKKNNSHYNKAKRKVLISVKA
- a CDS encoding DNA polymerase III subunit alpha; translation: MSNFVHLHVHSEFSLLDGLGKIDLLINKAKILGMEALAITDHGSMYGVLQFYKKAKAAGIKPILGVETYVAPRTMADKTPRIDTNPYHLVLLAKNNQGYQNLLKIVSASNIDGFYYKPRIDKKTLSKYTEGIIALSACLQGEPAQKILLRDLAGAEKAAQEYSEMFGKGNYYLEIQDHPNMEEQNRVNKEIIKIGRKLDIPLVLTNDVHYVDSKDQEAHEILLCVQTQKTIQDNDRMSMAFDDFSLKSESEIAMNFKEYPEALENTQKIANECNVELSLGEFILPKFAVPGKMTAEKYLEELCYENLPKKFGFTKDKPVKTDLAKEVLERLKYELSIIETTGYANYFLIVSEYVNWAKNQGILVGPGRGSATGSLVSYLIGITDVEPIKYNLLFERFLNPERISMPDIDIDFADDRRGEVIEHVTQKYGKNNVAQVVTFGTMAARASVRDTARALALPYSFADRLAKMIPAGMNLKTALEKVPELAEAYRQDGQAKKTLDLAQKLEGVSRHASVHAAGVVFADKALTEYVPLQLAPHGEISLLTQYSMYDLEEVGLVKMDFLGLSNLTVIQDAIKIIEKTKNKKNDIQNIPLDNPETFKLLAKGETTGVFQFESDGMKRYLKELEPTRLEDLIAMAALYRPGPIESIPHYINNKRHPGEVKYLHPDLKPILEPTYGTLVYQEQLFKIAQVMAGFTLGEADILRKAVGKKIKKLLDEQKSKFINGVIKKGFGKKLADRLWSFIEPFASYGFNKSHSAAYALIAYWTAYLKANFPSEFMAALLTSDKNNTDRVAIEIAECQRLGLAVLQPSVNESFENFTVLADGNIRFGLGAVKNIGPMPIEAIVEARKKGGAFKSVEDFCKRVDFMQVNKKVVESLVKSGAMDDLGERGSLLAGSEQILKYANNLQKTNRAGQVALFETTGPQVNFSESLNLPEIEPVGQRQKLSWEKELLGVYLSGHPLADFEQFLAQSATPISTLNNHHDGKRARIGGMITRIKKIITRNGEPMVFATLEDKTNFVEVLVFPKILAANSEIWREDNVVVVTGKINLKDNQLKILADSVQEVGEQMSLEDEPGLIKPEKEEVGVSILHLKIPKIGANKMLLSLKEILIKYPGETEVILLLPQNGGLKEVKIKTKIELTEDLLIELKNLLSESRVSVKQLKS